In Pseudonocardia sp. C8, one genomic interval encodes:
- a CDS encoding 3-keto-5-aminohexanoate cleavage protein, which yields MLQAALNGSRPADAHPALPVLPRHLARDARAVARLGVTSVHVHPRDDSGAETLDPAVIGDVVALIRQEAPGVEIGVPTGRWIVPDPQDRVETVRAWGRLGSGKPDVCGVNVHELGWTDVCQAAWSVGIAVELGVWTSGDAVTLRQNGLPPGTRRVIAESTVVDPETAVAEGIRILRALGQPPVPVLLHGEEEGAWPVLEYATRVNIDTRIGFEDVLVRPDGWLATGNDDLVRTALSIRV from the coding sequence GTGCTGCAGGCGGCACTCAACGGGTCACGGCCGGCGGACGCACATCCCGCCCTCCCGGTGTTGCCCCGCCACCTCGCTCGCGACGCCCGCGCGGTCGCCCGGCTCGGCGTCACCTCGGTGCACGTCCACCCGCGCGACGACAGCGGTGCGGAGACGCTGGACCCGGCCGTCATCGGGGACGTGGTGGCACTCATCCGGCAGGAGGCGCCCGGCGTCGAGATCGGTGTGCCGACCGGGCGCTGGATCGTGCCCGACCCGCAGGACCGGGTCGAGACCGTGCGGGCCTGGGGGCGGCTCGGATCCGGCAAGCCCGACGTGTGCGGGGTGAACGTGCACGAGCTCGGCTGGACCGACGTCTGCCAGGCCGCATGGTCGGTCGGCATCGCCGTCGAGCTGGGCGTCTGGACCAGCGGCGACGCCGTGACCCTCCGCCAGAACGGGTTGCCGCCCGGGACCCGGCGGGTGATCGCCGAGTCGACCGTCGTCGACCCGGAGACCGCGGTCGCCGAGGGGATCCGCATCCTGCGCGCGCTCGGTCAGCCCCCGGTGCCGGTGCTGCTGCACGGCGAGGAGGAGGGCGCCTGGCCGGTCCTCGAGTACGCGACCCGGGTCAACATCGACACCCGGATCGGGTTCGAGGACGTGCTGGTCCGCCCGGACGGCTGGCTGGCCACCGGCAACGACGACCTCGTCCGGACCGCCCTGTCCATCCGGGTCTGA
- a CDS encoding amino acid-binding protein, with translation MSFLLRVILPDTPGNLGAVASALGGAGADILSIDVVERSGGQAVDDIAIELSANRPPDVLITAAESVPGVTVESVRPHTGLLDTHRELELLDEIAGNPGHGLDLLTAEVPRLFRAGWALVAVSELGRSYRIAESSTAPETRTGDLPWLPLDRTIALDESHWVPEPWRAMDTELAAAPFGTGAPPKTLVVGRPGGPVFRPSELARLAHLAGIVATVLKA, from the coding sequence GTGTCGTTCCTGCTCCGGGTCATCCTCCCGGACACGCCCGGAAACCTCGGAGCCGTCGCCTCGGCACTCGGCGGCGCCGGCGCGGACATCCTCAGCATCGACGTCGTCGAGCGCAGCGGCGGGCAGGCCGTCGACGACATCGCGATCGAGCTGTCCGCGAACCGCCCGCCGGACGTGCTGATCACCGCCGCCGAGTCGGTGCCGGGCGTGACGGTGGAGTCGGTCCGCCCGCACACCGGCCTGCTGGACACGCACCGCGAGCTGGAGCTGCTCGACGAGATCGCCGGGAACCCCGGCCACGGGCTGGACCTGCTCACCGCGGAGGTGCCGCGGCTGTTCCGGGCCGGCTGGGCCCTCGTCGCGGTCAGCGAGCTCGGGCGGTCCTACCGGATCGCGGAGAGCTCCACCGCGCCGGAGACGCGCACCGGTGACCTGCCGTGGCTGCCGCTGGACCGGACGATCGCGCTCGACGAGAGCCACTGGGTGCCCGAGCCGTGGCGAGCGATGGACACCGAGCTGGCGGCGGCGCCGTTCGGCACCGGGGCCCCGCCGAAGACGCTGGTGGTGGGGCGTCCGGGCGGCCCGGTGTTCCGGCCCTCGGAGCTGGCGCGGCTGGCGCACCTGGCCGGGATCGTCGCGACCGTGCTGAAGGCCTGA